A window from Streptomyces sp. NBC_00335 encodes these proteins:
- a CDS encoding DNA cytosine methyltransferase: MSTGANKKARTATHRPATRRRNFRHDDLTAVDLFSGFGGLTKGIQMAGFTTIMAANHNSYKVEVHEANHPDAEHWIADLVDPEAADYHSARDLPAADLLVAGVSCVNHSQANTIKAYEQGATLFDYDDPDYEARVTKSERDRATANCVLHYAAQHHPRLILVECTTELTSWGPAVQGRAKVGDGTTYRWWLKQFELLNYRHKVLYLNSQFFGVPQSRDRLYIAFWDKALPAPDLEHRPVSRCHHCDKDVEAVWTWRTGVPPTGSVRYGKQYEYRCPSCRRPVVPPMTPSLAALDLTTLGTRIGDRAKSLAPATMARAERCRQRFAEFPAVLMPAKSVHGSERHPWQPMATQTSQQETSILSTGLFAPPIALAVDNYQGSPRGANSPLPTQVGSETLAVVSSGVVPFRKNTLAAMHSQAMPTVTSDQIPGLLTAAGWFKQNGPTGNETAPHPLTDPLGTLTARDTTALLMANWRAALSEMPLEDCYFRMMAAHEVGRGCGFDVDFAGYSGTFTVWGTARNQVDGFGNAVSPQVGEWIGTRLRAVIHTRQDNGPELATAAA; encoded by the coding sequence ATGTCCACCGGAGCAAACAAGAAGGCCCGCACCGCTACGCACCGGCCGGCTACCAGGCGCCGCAACTTCCGGCACGACGACCTCACCGCCGTCGACCTGTTCTCCGGCTTCGGCGGCCTCACCAAGGGTATCCAGATGGCCGGGTTCACCACGATCATGGCCGCCAACCACAACAGCTACAAGGTCGAAGTCCACGAGGCGAACCACCCCGACGCCGAGCACTGGATCGCGGACCTGGTCGACCCTGAGGCCGCGGACTACCACTCGGCCCGTGACCTCCCCGCCGCCGATCTCCTGGTGGCTGGCGTGAGCTGCGTGAACCACTCCCAGGCCAACACCATCAAGGCCTACGAGCAGGGCGCGACGCTGTTCGACTACGACGACCCCGACTACGAGGCGCGGGTCACCAAGTCCGAGCGGGACCGAGCGACCGCGAACTGCGTCCTGCACTACGCCGCCCAGCACCACCCCCGGCTGATCCTCGTCGAGTGCACCACCGAACTCACATCCTGGGGACCCGCAGTCCAGGGCCGCGCCAAGGTCGGAGACGGCACCACCTACCGCTGGTGGCTCAAGCAGTTCGAGCTCCTCAACTACCGGCACAAGGTGCTGTACCTGAACTCGCAGTTCTTCGGCGTGCCGCAGTCCCGCGACCGGCTGTACATCGCCTTCTGGGACAAGGCTCTGCCCGCCCCCGACCTCGAACACCGGCCGGTGTCGCGCTGCCACCACTGCGACAAGGACGTCGAAGCGGTGTGGACCTGGCGCACAGGGGTCCCGCCGACCGGGTCGGTCCGCTACGGCAAGCAGTACGAATACCGGTGCCCCAGCTGCCGCCGACCGGTCGTCCCGCCGATGACGCCCTCGCTGGCCGCACTCGACCTGACCACCCTCGGCACCCGCATCGGTGACCGGGCGAAGTCGCTGGCGCCCGCGACGATGGCCCGCGCGGAGCGCTGCCGTCAGCGGTTCGCCGAGTTCCCCGCGGTCCTCATGCCGGCGAAGTCCGTGCACGGTTCGGAGAGACACCCGTGGCAGCCGATGGCCACGCAGACCAGCCAGCAGGAGACATCGATCCTGTCGACCGGCCTGTTCGCCCCGCCGATCGCGCTTGCGGTCGACAACTACCAAGGCAGCCCGCGCGGCGCGAACAGCCCACTGCCCACCCAGGTCGGGTCGGAGACGCTCGCCGTTGTGTCGTCCGGAGTCGTTCCGTTCCGGAAGAACACCCTCGCCGCGATGCACAGCCAGGCCATGCCGACAGTCACCTCGGATCAGATTCCGGGCCTGCTCACGGCCGCCGGCTGGTTCAAGCAGAACGGGCCCACGGGGAACGAGACGGCCCCGCACCCGCTCACCGACCCGCTCGGAACCCTCACGGCCCGGGACACGACAGCACTGCTCATGGCTAACTGGCGGGCCGCGCTCTCCGAGATGCCGCTTGAGGACTGCTACTTCCGAATGATGGCCGCGCACGAGGTAGGCCGCGGTTGTGGCTTCGACGTCGATTTCGCCGGCTACAGCGGCACCTTCACCGTCTGGGGCACCGCTCGGAACCAGGTCGACGGTTTCGGCAACGCCGTATCCCCGCAGGTCGGCGAGTGGATCGGAACGCGGCTCCGAGCCGTCATCCACACCCGCCAGGACAACGGCCCAGAACTCGCCACCGCCGCGGCCTAG
- a CDS encoding helix-turn-helix domain-containing protein produces the protein MPSQLVATLSGLARHADSKGRGAYPSVGRLAAYTCKSERSVERDLGELRKLGLIWLGDQAKAAHLPEGKRPRVYDLALETVVPGGRAGRDEATRASRVTLTSSRRRGGKKKPSSDAFPDPGTGDVHVTPDVDVTPDVHVADGVTSTSLEGRRPRHPNQKKNLSTEGGSARVPSAASAAPHDDSALAPIDEFGFKISDEMRRWAKRDGYSDLVDIDYSTAQFLDHYRSTGAQRHSWPAAWQKWIREDANREAKRRQRPNLRAVSGESYADKGIY, from the coding sequence ATGCCGTCTCAGCTGGTCGCCACGCTGAGCGGTCTCGCTCGGCACGCTGACAGCAAGGGCCGCGGCGCCTACCCCTCCGTTGGCCGGCTCGCCGCGTACACCTGCAAGTCCGAACGGTCCGTGGAGCGGGATCTCGGCGAGCTCCGCAAGCTCGGATTGATCTGGCTCGGCGACCAGGCGAAGGCCGCGCACCTGCCCGAGGGAAAGCGTCCGAGGGTGTACGACCTGGCCCTCGAAACGGTCGTCCCGGGCGGTCGAGCAGGACGCGATGAGGCGACGCGGGCGTCACGGGTGACGCTGACGTCATCCCGCCGCAGGGGCGGGAAGAAGAAGCCCAGCTCAGACGCCTTCCCGGACCCGGGAACGGGTGACGTCCACGTCACCCCTGACGTGGACGTCACCCCTGACGTCCACGTCGCTGATGGGGTGACGTCCACGTCGCTGGAGGGGCGACGCCCACGTCACCCAAACCAAAAGAAGAACCTAAGTACTGAAGGGGGGAGCGCGCGCGTGCCGTCGGCAGCCTCTGCGGCACCGCACGACGACAGCGCTCTGGCCCCCATCGACGAGTTCGGTTTCAAGATCAGCGACGAGATGCGGCGCTGGGCCAAGCGCGACGGCTACAGCGACCTCGTCGACATCGACTACTCCACCGCGCAGTTCCTCGACCACTACCGCTCCACCGGCGCGCAACGGCACTCCTGGCCGGCCGCCTGGCAGAAGTGGATCCGCGAGGACGCCAACCGCGAAGCCAAGCGCCGACAGCGCCCCAACCTCCGCGCCGTATCGGGCGAGTCCTATGCAGACAAGGGGATCTACTAG